In the genome of Streptomyces sp. P3, the window GGCAGGCCGAGGAGGCCGCGGGCCGCCAGGCCACGGCGGTGGCCCGCTCGGTGGCCGACTCCCCCTCGGTCCGGGCGGCGATCCACACCGCGAACCCCACGGCCGAGCTCCAGCCCTATGCCCACCGCGTCATGCTCGACACCGACGTCGACTTCGTGACGATCATGAACACCGAGGGGATCCGCTGGACCCACCCGGACGTGGACCAGATCGGCCAGCGCTTCCGCGGCAACACGGCGAAGGCGCTGGCGGGCCGCACGTTCACCGAGACCTACACCGGCACCCTCGGCGCGTCCGTCCGCGCGGTCACCCCCATCAGGGACGACGACAAGCGGATCATCGGCCTGGTCAGCGCCGGCATCCGGGTCGAGGCGATCAGCGCGCGGGTGCAGGACCAGGTGACGGCCCTGTTCGCGTGGGCGGTCGGCGCGCTCACGCTCGGCGCGATCGGCACGTACGTCATCAACGCGTCCCTGCGCCGCCACACCCACGGCATGAACGCGACCGAGCTGAGCCGGATGCACGACTACCACCAGGCCGCGCTGCACGCGGTCCGCGAGGGGCTGCTGATGCTGGACGGACAGTACAAGGTGGCCCTGATCAACGACGGGGGCCGTGAGCTGCTGGGCGTCTCGGGGGACGTGGTCGGCGCGTCGGTGGCGGAGCTCGGCCTGCCGGCCCCGCTGACGGGCGCGCTGCTCGCCTCGGAGCCCCGGGTGGACGAGGTGCATCTGACGGCGGACCGGGTGCTGGTGGTGAACACCTCCCCGGTGTCCGGCGGCGAACGGCGCGGGACGGTGGCGACCCTGCGCGATGTCACGGAACTCCAGTCCCTGATGGGCGAGTTGGACTCCGAGCGCGGCTTCACCCAGGCCCTGCGCTCGCAGGCCCACGAGGCGGCCAACCGGCTCCACACGGTCGTCTCGCTGATCGAGCTGGGGCGCGCCGAGGAGGCCGTGGACTTCGCGACGGCGGAACTGGAGCTGGCACAGGCGCTGACGGACCAGGTGGTCGCGGCCGTCAGCGAGCCGGTCCTGGCGGCCCTGCTGCTGGGCAAGACGGCGCAGGCGAACGAGCGGGGCGTGGAGCTGGTGGTCTCGCAGGAGAGCACGCTGGACGACGGTCTGCTGCCCGAGACCCTGCCCGCCCGCGACCTGGTGACGATCCTCGGCAACCTCATCGACAACGCGGTGGACGCCGCCCAGGGCAGCGTCCGGGCGAAGGTGACGGTGACGGCGTCCACGGAGGGCCCCGAACTGCTGCTCCGGGTCGCGGACACGGGGACGGGTGTGGATCCGGCGCACGCCTCCCAGGTCTTCGAACGCGGCTTCTCCACGAAACCGGCCGGGCCGGGCGGGCGGGGCCTCGGTCTCGCGCTGGTCCGGCAGGCGGTGCAGCGGCACGAGGGAACGCTGTCGGTGACGGAGGCGGCGGGCGGCGGGGCCGAGTTCGCGGTGCGCCTGCCGTTGCGCACGAAGGCCGCATCCGGTACCTCCGGATCCGTGTCGGGTTCGGGAGGCAGAGGATGAACGAGGAACC includes:
- a CDS encoding sensor histidine kinase, with protein sequence MRLPALPRPRSLAGQLFAMQAVLIAAVVAGYALFTYVNDGRQAEEAAGRQATAVARSVADSPSVRAAIHTANPTAELQPYAHRVMLDTDVDFVTIMNTEGIRWTHPDVDQIGQRFRGNTAKALAGRTFTETYTGTLGASVRAVTPIRDDDKRIIGLVSAGIRVEAISARVQDQVTALFAWAVGALTLGAIGTYVINASLRRHTHGMNATELSRMHDYHQAALHAVREGLLMLDGQYKVALINDGGRELLGVSGDVVGASVAELGLPAPLTGALLASEPRVDEVHLTADRVLVVNTSPVSGGERRGTVATLRDVTELQSLMGELDSERGFTQALRSQAHEAANRLHTVVSLIELGRAEEAVDFATAELELAQALTDQVVAAVSEPVLAALLLGKTAQANERGVELVVSQESTLDDGLLPETLPARDLVTILGNLIDNAVDAAQGSVRAKVTVTASTEGPELLLRVADTGTGVDPAHASQVFERGFSTKPAGPGGRGLGLALVRQAVQRHEGTLSVTEAAGGGAEFAVRLPLRTKAASGTSGSVSGSGGRG